A region of the Echeneis naucrates chromosome 15, fEcheNa1.1, whole genome shotgun sequence genome:
ATTTTTTCCAGCTTTGAGAAACAGaatttcctcctctgtgcagACAGCTGCGGGGCCCTGCAGGGTGAGTGTGAGGATCCAGACCCGGAGAAACCAGCCACCAAGCAGCAGAGGACCAGGAGGAAACCCCGCGTCCTCTTCTCCCAGGCTCAGGTGTTCGAGCTGGAGCGGCGCTTCAAGCAGCAGCGTTACCTGTCGGCCCCGGAGAGAGAGCACCTGGCCAGCTCCCTGAAGCTCACCTCCACCCAGGTCaagatctggttccagaacaggaGGTACAAATGTAAGAGGCAGCGGCAGGACAAGACCCTGGAGATGGCGggtcatcaccatcatcaccaccaccaccaccacccaccgCCGCCTCCTCCCAGGAGGGTGGCCGTGCCGGTGCTGGTCCGGGACGGGAGGCCTTGTCTGACTGGATCACAGAACTATAACCCGTCTTACACGGTCGCGGCTCCAAACCCGTACAGCTACAACGGCTATCCGGCCTACAGCTACAACAGCTCAGTGTATACCAACACCTATTCCTGTACATACTCCAGTTTACCTGCTCTGCCGCCCAGCAACAACACCGCCAATGCTTTTATGAACATGAATTTGGGAAACCTTGGCGCACAGACGCAAAGCCAGACTCCACAAGGAGCAGTGGTCACGCCCTGCCAAGGGACTCTGCAGGGCATCCGAGCCTGGTAGCGCAGTCCTCAGGAGCAACCTCATCTGAAAGGGACTCATTTGGACGGCGGAACTGACTGAAACATGCAAATCTGATTAACTGTGCAAAAGGAGCACAATTTATAACAATAAGATGGCAGAGTATAGGCCAGGTGGCTGTAACTCAAGGCTGGCCTGTAAGGACACTCCAACCCGCTGACTGTCTGTACAAAGTGTGCGCATAATGTGGCCTCTTGTGCTTCAGAAATAGAGAAAAGGGAAATAGTAtggacattttctctctctttctcacaaacacacacactcagcccaCAACATATTATTGGCCTATTCCAGTTAGATCTCAAAATAAATGGCAAATTATAAAAAGTAGACCGCAATTACCAGATAATGCAACCTCATAAagtgttcatatttttttgtgtttgaccaGTAGCTATTGTTTTTACttaagaaaaactttttttataaACGTATCAATGTTGATgtaattaaatgataaaagtgattttactgtgttgtgttttaggTGTGTTTCTTTGTTAGTTTATGAACATACAGAAAAGCGCGGCACCTCAGCAAATACACATCAGgtaaatacaaaaattaaaaatgacgttatttatatttttaaagtgGTGTGACAGCTGTGCCCAGTAAATTACAATATTCATATGAATGTGGAAAATTAATTTATGTTGAGTTGCGCTTATTTATAAAACGTATAGTTTTCCATCGTCTCAAAGCGTTTCTAATGcctaaagttttgttttgttttttagtttagtttagttttttcttgaGAGAAAGCTTGTAGGAGACGTAAGTCTGTCAAGACAAGAaccagaaacagagagaatttAGAGGCAAGTTAATGTCCGGTCAGTATTCACAAATGGACATTAACCAGACAGCCAACATCCCGGGACCCACAGAGCTGCGGATGATAAATActcaaggaaaaaaatcttctctTGGTTGATGCATTAGCCTAAAATACAGCcttcatatttttaatgaaatatgaGTATGTTCTAACTACACCC
Encoded here:
- the nkx2.3 gene encoding homeobox protein Nkx-2.3 gives rise to the protein MLPSPVITSSTTPFSVKDILKLELQQQSQQHQFQFISCFGLSGGAFPNKPLRSRSPPSCMLARRDSPSPISSGLSESEERMSYLNTMTDRLAGSGLQVEMFGNPAESHSAELRLETEQEGQDSNSCGALQGECEDPDPEKPATKQQRTRRKPRVLFSQAQVFELERRFKQQRYLSAPEREHLASSLKLTSTQVKIWFQNRRYKCKRQRQDKTLEMAGHHHHHHHHHHPPPPPPRRVAVPVLVRDGRPCLTGSQNYNPSYTVAAPNPYSYNGYPAYSYNSSVYTNTYSCTYSSLPALPPSNNTANAFMNMNLGNLGAQTQSQTPQGAVVTPCQGTLQGIRAW